One Vigna unguiculata cultivar IT97K-499-35 chromosome 11, ASM411807v1, whole genome shotgun sequence DNA window includes the following coding sequences:
- the LOC114169766 gene encoding BEL1-like homeodomain protein 1 yields the protein MATYFHGSASEIRSSAEGLQTLYLMNPNYVPYSDAAQHPAQNMLLVNPNNASNTSPTSANALNLGNFTHAPPPPSPNNHRDHHHHHLIGLTIPSSNIIGSNTAAGDHARPSFLGQHEFSGFHGGAAAAATTASTSRSNYNLWGSIFDQSASNMVTTTNTPSENIGCVASAVNPSTQIGFHRPNHLSLSLSSQQTPYRSLSGDVHAISPASLGGEDMRGLQSGVSNMHSVVLGSKYLKSTQELLDEVVNVGRGISKGEESMEGAKKEKMKGNIESTSGVGDGSSCGGENNDGGKQGGELGTAQRQELQMKKSKLVSMLDEVEQRYRQYHHQMQIVVTSFEQAAGVGAAKSYTALALRTISKQFRCLKDAISSQIKTASKTLGEDDCLGVKVEGSRLRYVDHQLRQQRALQQLGMIQHNAWRPQRGLPERAVSVLRAWLFEHFLHPYPKDSDKVMLAKQTGLTRSQVSNWFINARVRLWKPMVEEMYLEEVKQEPNNGSQDNNTNRSKENNKELWSEANAATQESGGVRLNQINVLQSKAESFNNNNQTTSPTEISNSNSLSTSPMGGGGGGGGSLQSGFHLGDMQSPNKPRSTSEMQNSPGSILSVDMEMKPHGETNTREGTNTKFGIENHGGGFGAFPMEDIGRFHHVTEQLAPRFHGNGVSLTLGLPHSENLTLSGTQHGFLSPNMHLGMRTTNENEFCGTINTPTSSHSATSYDNIDIQNRKRFAAQLLRDFVA from the exons ATGGCGACGTACTTTCATGGTAGCGCTTCGGAAATCCGTTCCTCCGCTGAAGGGTTGCAGACACTTTACCTTATGAATCCAAACTACGTACCGTACTCTGACGCGGCGCAACACCCAGCGCAAAACATGCTCCTCGTCAATCCCAATAACGCTAGTAATACTAGCCCCACTTCCGCCAACGCGCTCAACTTGGGTAACTTCACCCACGCGCCTCCACCGCCATCTCCCAACAACCACcgtgaccaccaccaccaccacctgaTTGGGCTTACCATTCCCTCTTCAAACATCATCGGATCGAATACCGCCGCCGGAGATCACGCTCGCCCATCGTTCCTTGGACAGCATGAATTCTCCGGCTTTCACGGCGGTGCTGCCGCGGCGGCAACAACAGCGTCAACTTCTCGTTCTAACTATAACCTATGGGGTTCCATATTCGATCAATCTGCTTCGAATATGGTGACAACAACAAACACGCCATCTGAAAATATAGGGTGTGTTGCTTCTGCTGTCAATCCATCGACCCAGATTGGTTTCCACAGGCCGAATCATTTGTCGCTAAGCCTTTCTTCGCAGCAAACACCTTACAGGTCTTTATCCGGGGACGTTCATGCTATATCTCCGGCGAGCCTCGGCGGCGAGGATATGAGGGGTTTGCAGAGCGGGGTTTCTAACATGCACAGTGTTGTTTTGGGTTCCAAGTATTTGAAATCAACACAGGAGCTTCTTGACGAAGTTGTGAATGTGGGGAGGGGAATCTCGAAAGGGGAGGAATCTATGGAAGGGGCTAAGAAAGAGAAGATGAAGGGGAATATTGAATCAACTTCTGGGGTTGGTGATGGTTCGAGCTGTGGAGGGGAGAACAATGACGGAGGGAAACAAGGAGGTGAACTCGGCACGGCACAGAGACAAGAGCTTCAGATGAAGAAATCGAAGCTTGTGAGCATGCTCGATGAG GTGGAGCAAAGGTACCGACAGTATCACCACCAAATGCAAATTGTGGTAACATCATTTGAACAGGCTGCGGGTGTTGGAGCGGCTAAGTCCTACACAGCCCTTGCGTTAAGGACAATATCAAAACAATTTCGGTGTCTGAAAGATGCTATCTCTTCGCAAATCAAGACAGCGAGCAAGACCTTGGGTGAAGATGATTGCTTGGGAGTTAAGGTAGAAGGTTCAAGGCTTAGGTATGTGGATCATCAACTGAGACAACAACGTGCGTTGCAGCAGCTAGGAATGATCCAACACAATGCTTGGAGACCCCAAAGAGGCTTGCCTGAACGTGCTGTTTCTGTTCTTCGTGCTTGGCTTTTTGAGCATTTCCTGCACCC CTATCCTAAGGACTCCGACAAGGTTATGCTGGCAAAACAAACAGGACTTACTCGAAGCCAG GTGTCTAACTGGTTTATAAATGCTCGAGTTCGGCTATGGAAGCCAATGGTTGAAGAAATGTACTTGGAAGAGGTGAAGCAAGAACCTAACAATGGCTCACAAGACAATAACACGAATAGatcaaaagaaaacaacaaggAGTTATGGTCAGAAGCTAATGCTGCTACCCAAGAATCCGGTGGCGTGAGACTTAATCAGATTAACGTTCTCCAATCAAAGGCAGAAAGTTTCAACAATAACAACCAAACCACTTCCCCAACAGAGATCTCGAATTCTAATTCACTCTCAACATCTCCAATGGgaggaggaggtggaggaggaggGTCTCTTCAATCTGGTTTCCATCTTGGGGACATGCAAAGTCCAAACAAACCAAGAAGCACTTCTGAAATGCAAAACTCTCCGGGTAGCATCCTTTCAGTGGACATGGAAATGAAGCCTCATGGAGAGACAAACACCAGAGAAGGAACCAACACAAAGTTTGGCATCGAAAACCATGGAGGGGGTTTTGGAGCATTTCCCATGGAAGACATTGGAAGGTTCCATCATGTGACTGAACAACTGGCTCCAAGGTTTCATGGAAACGGAGTTTCTCTCACTCTTGGACTTCCACACAGTGAGAATCTTACTCTCTCAGGAACTCAACATGGATTCCTCTCACCGAACATGCACTTGGGAATGAGAACAACCAACGAAAATGAGTTTTGTGGTACCATCAACACCCCAACTTCTTCTCATTCAGCCACCAGTTACGACAACATCGACATCCAAAACAGAAAGAGGTTCGCCGCGCAGTTGTTGCGGGATTTCGTGGCCTGA